Sequence from the Clostridium butyricum genome:
AAAATCTTGTTAAAACAGCCTTAGATTATAGAGAGAGAGCTTATGCACCTTATTCTAACTTTAAAGTTGGCGCAGCTGTATTATTTGAAAGTGGCAATGTTTACGGTGGATGTAATATTGAAAATGCTTCTTTTGGTGCAACAAATTGTGCAGAAAGAACAGCAATATTTACTGGAGTTGCTAGTGGCGAAACTAAAATAAAGGTAATAGCTATAGCTGGAAGTGCAGAAGAGTATACTTATCCATGTGGGATTTGTCGCCAGGTTTTATGTGAATTTGCAGATGGAGATGCAGCTGTAATTTTAGTTAAAAATGAAGACGATTATATAGTAAAGACTATGGAAGAAGTTATGCCAGGAGCTTTTAGAAAAGAAAATATTAGATAGAAATATACGGAGGTTTACAATGAGTATTCATATAAATGCAAAACAAGGAGAAATAGCAGAAAGCGTATTATTACCAGGAGATCCACTTAGAGCTAAATTTATAGCGGAAACATTTTTAGAAGATGTAGTATGCTATAACGAAGTAAGAGGAATGTATGGATTTACAGGAACATATAAAGGAAAAAGAATATCAGTACAAGGAACAGGAATGGGGATTCCTTCAATTTCAATTTATGCAAATGAATTAATAAATGAATATGGAGTTAAGAATCTTATAAGAGTTGGAACATGTGGAGGATACCATGAAGATGTTAAAGTAAGAGATTTAGTAATAGCAATGTCAGCATGCACAGATTCAAATCTTAACTTAACAAGATTCCAAGGAAGAACATATGCACCAACAGCTAATTTTGAATTACTAAAAAAGGCATATGATACAGCCGTTGAAAAAGGAATAGATCCTAAGGTAGGAACTATTTATAGTTCAGATATATTTTATGGAGATGACAATGAAGATTGGAAGAAATGGGCAGCTTTTGGATGTCTAGGTGTTGAAATGGAAGCAGCAGGACTTTATACTGTAGCAGCTAAGTATGGAGTTAAAGCGTTAGCAATCATGACAGTAAGTGATCACTTTATAACAGGTGAAATTACAAGTTCGGAAGAAAGACAAAAGACTTTTACAAACATGATGGAAGTTGCCTTAGACACAATAGTTGGATTAGGTAAGTAATAGTTAAAAGGTAAATGCTTTGAAGCTGTATTAGGCTTTGAAGCATTTATTTTAATATATAGAAAATTATAATTGTAAAGTTCATAGTACAACATATATAATTAATAAAAAAAGAGAAATTGAACTATTTTAAGGAGAAATTATATGAACATACAAATCTTTGGCCGAAAAAAATGTTTTGATACTAAAAAAGCAGAAAGATTTTTTAAAGAAAGAAAAATAAAATATCAGCTTATTGATATTAATGAAAAACCTATGAGTAATGGTGAAATGAACAATGTGCTCAGATGTGTAGATATAAATATATTAATAAACACAAAATCAAAGGATTATATTAAGCTAAATTTTAATAATATAAGAAGCAAGGAAGTTAAAACTGAATTATTACTGAAAAATCAAAATGTTATGAATACTCCAGTGGTGAGAAATGGTAATAAAGCTACAGTTGGTGTAGATGAAGATATATGGAAAACATGGATAGATGAAAATAAATAAAAGTCTTTTTAAATGCATACTAAACTGATTTTTTCTTAATACTAAAATGAATAGTATTTTAGAAAGGATGTGAAGTTTTATGGCAAAAGCAGGAATGAGAAGACCAGATCCAAGTGATGCTCATGGAACAGAAAGTAATCATAAACAGCATTATAAGAAAAATGATGTGAAAGATATTCCGACAGAAATACAAGGAAAAGCCAAAACAGGTAATGCTAAGGCTGGAACAATAATTTAATATAAATAAAAATATTAAATTACTTAATTTGTTGATGAAGGATGAATTTTTTATATATTCATCCTTTATTACATATTATTATGATATTATATAGGGAATAGAGTAATTATTATTTAATTAATATTAATAAAAGATAGAAGGAGAAATTATCACAATGTATATTATTAATTTTATAAGAGGATTTTGTATGGCACTTGCAGATAGTGTGCCGGGAGTTTCAGGAGGAACCATAGCATTTTTATTAGGTTTTTATGATAAGTTCATAGGTTCTCTTGATGCTATTGTAGCTGGGAAAAAAGCAGAAAAAATAGATGGAATTAAGTTTTTGATAAAAATAGGAATAGGATGGATAGCAGGCTTTGTTATATCTATGTTATTTCTAGGATCAATTTTTGAAGCACAGATATATAATATAAGTTCATTATTTTTAGGGTTTATAATTTTTGCTATTCCAATAATAATTAAAGAAGAAAAAGAAAGTTTAATTGATAAATATAAGAATGTAGTTTTTTTAATTGGAGGAATAATTATAGTATCTGCTATAACATATTTTAATCCTGCAACTAAAGGTGGAATGGATATATCAATAGATAGATTATCAATAGGATTAGGAGTATATGTTTTTGTAGTTGGAATGATAGCAATTTCAGCAATGGTACTTCCAGGAATATCAGGTTCAACATTATTGCTTATATTTGGTCTTTATGTTCCAATTGTATCAGCAGTAAAAGAAGTTATTACTTTTAATTTTGAATATTTACCTATAGTAATGATATTTGGATTTGGAGTACTTGGAGGAATATTTGCAACTATAAGGATTGTTAAATATGTATTGAATAACTATAGATCTCAGACTATCTATATGATATTAGGTCTTATGATTGGATCGTTGTATGCTGTTGTTATGGGACCAGCTTCATTAGAAATTCCAAAACCTCCAATGACTTTTAGTACTTTTAGTATTATGTTTTTCATTATAGGTGGTATTTTAATATTAGGTTTACAACAAATGAAAAACATTTTTGACAAAAATAAAAAAATATAGAATAATATACATAAAAATACAAAGTGTTTACATTAAAAAGAAAAAACTTTGTTTTTAAATAAGGAATTATGTGGATAGGGTGGATGGTATGGGGAAAAAAATAATATCGATTGCTTTTTCAGAATTAAAAAAAGGTATGGTTATAGCTAAGGATGTTGAACAAAACGGAAAAGTGTTGTTAAAAAAGAACATGGAAATTACAGAGAAGATGATAATTGATATACAACGATTACTCTTTATAGGAACTGTTCAAGTTTATGATTCAGAAAGTGTGCAAAATGAAAGTACATTTGAAGAAAAGAAACTAGAAGAATTCAATAAAATAGAGGAAGAATTTAAAGTTATTTCTTCAAAGTTACAAAGAACATTTAGAAGCATACAAAATGAAGATAGTGAATGCATGAAAGAAATTAGGATATTTTCCAATAAAATTCAAGAAGAATTAAAGCCAAGTAGTGTTGTAATTAAAAATATTGTTCTACATGGCAGTGGCAGTGATTGTATTTATAGGCATGGTGTTAATGTTGCAGCTTTAAGTGCATTAATTGGAAAGTGGCTTGGATATGATGGAGCACAGCTTAATCTTCTTGTATATTCAGCAATACTTCATGATTTTGGAAAGACAAAAGTGAAGAGAGAAATACTGTATAAACAAACAGCTTTAACTACAAGTGAATATAATGTAGTAAAAAATCATCCGGTACTAGGATATAACTTTGTAAAACAAATTCCGTTTTTAGATAAATGTGTTAGTTATGGAGTTCTTATGCATCATGAAAGAGAAGATGGCTCTGGATATCCATTGGGATTAAAGGGGGATGCTATACATTCTTTTGGTAAAATTATTGCCATAGCAGATGTATTTGATGCTATTAATTCTAATAGAGGCTATAAAAGAAAAAAGGCTCCTTTTGAAGCATTGCAAATAGTTAAAAATGAATCATTAGGAAAACTTAATTATGAATATGTAAAAGTCTTTTTAGAACACATAGTAAATTATTATTTAGGAGAAGAGGTACTTCTGAATAATGGTGAGAGATGTAAGATAATACAAATGAATATTAATAATTTAGAGAAGCCTTTAGTGCTTAAGAATGGAGAATTTATAGATTTGGACAAGCAAAAGGAATATTATATTAAAGAAATGCTGTTATAATTTGTAATTATAACTATATTACTAAAAAATCTTTTAACTAGGTTAATAGGGGGAAAAATGAAAAAAGGTTCGTTATTAAATGTAAGTGAATTAAAACAGGGTATGATTATATCTAAGGATATTATAGAAAATGGGACTCTTTTAGTTAAGAAAGGTACTATAATAACTGATGAATTAATATCACTATTAAAAAAGTCATATTTTTTAGAGAAAATAGAAATAGATGTATCTGATGTTGATATATCAGAAAATAGCAAAGAATTAGAGCTTAAGAATGTAGAAGAAAGCTTTAAACAAGTTGCTCATGAATTACAGGAGATGTTTTCTAAAATGAATAAAATAAGAAAAACAGATCTTGATGAATTACGTGAATTTGCTGTAAGGATACAAAATCAACTTAATTATACAGAGGTTGTAGTGTGTAATGTTGTTTTTAAGGGTAGTGGAAATGATAATATATATAGACATGGAGTAAATGTTGCTGTTCTAAGCGCTCTTATTGGAAGATGGATAGGCCTTGAAAAATCTAAAATAAATCTTCTTATTTATTCAGCACTTCTTCATGATTTTGGAATTACTAAGCTTGATCAAAAGTATCAAAGAAAACCAGATATTATCATGGCAGAAAACTATAAAGAAGTAAAAGAACATGCAAAGATAGCATATAAATGTGTAGATCTTATTCCATATTTAGATAAGTCAGTTAGCTATGGAGTTCTTATGCATCACGAAAGAGAAGATGGCACTGGATTTCCACTTGGAATAAAGGGAGAAAAAATTCATTACTTTGCAAAAATAATAGCAATAGCAGATGAACTAGATGTACTTAATTCCTATAATGAAGAAAATAAACCTAAGGGACCTTTTGAAATTCTTGAAATCTTAAAAGAAAAAAGTTTAAGTAAGCTTGATTATGAATATACAACAATACTATTACAGCACATTTCCAATTATTACATGGGCGAAAATGTTCTTTTAAATACTGGGGAAATAGCTAAAATAATTCAAGTTGATTTAAATAACTTATCCAAGCCATTACTTTTAAAAGATGGAGAATTTTTAGATTTAAGAAGTAACAAAGAAATTTATATAAAAGAATTATTATAAAAATAGTGGACTGTCATTAATTGATGGTCTATTATTTTTTTTAGAATTTGAAAGTTTCGTATAGAAGAAAAAATATTGTATATTTATAATAGTATGTAGTGAATTTATTTTATTAATATTAGGAGAATAAAGATGAAATATTCAGACTTAAAAAAGAGTTATATTACAAAATCAGATTGTGAATTCTGTGGAATAAAAAATTATATATCAGCAGCTAATTATAGCGAAGATATGATAAATAAAGTTGAACCTGTATTAAATAGTTTAAAAAAAAGTGGCTATATTATAGGAACAAACAATTTAGAATTATATTATGAAAAATTTATAGTAGATAATCCAAAAGGAAATATAGTTATTTCCCATGGAATTGGTGAATATACTGAAAAATATAATGAATTGATTTATTATTTTATTAATGCTAGTTATTCTGTTTTTATAATAGAACATAGGGGAAATGGCCGTTCAGGAAGATTAGGAAAAGATATTGGACAAATCAGTATAGAAAAATTTGATAACTATATTGAAGACTTTAAGCAATTTATAGAAGAAAAGGTGATAACTAATAGTTATAATAAAAAGATAATTTTATTTGCTCATTCTATGGGTGGAGGAATAGGGACTGTATTTTTAGAAAAATATCCACAATATTTTAATGGTGCAATTTTGAGTTCACCAATGCATCAAATAAATACAGGCAATACTCCAGCTTTTATTGCAGATATGCTTTCAAGAATATGGGTTTATTTTGGAAAAGGAAATGAATATATGCCAGGACAGAAATCATATAATGGACAGCGTAGATTTCCAAGTAGATCAACAAATTGTGAAGAACGATACAATTATCAATATGATAAAATATTAAAAAATAAGTCATTTCAGACAGGAGGAGCTTCAGCAAAGTGGTATTTTGAAGCTTCTAAGGCTACTAGATATATTAGAAATAAAAAAAATATATCAAAGGTTAAAATACCTGTAATATTGTTACAGGCAGAGTGTGATACTCACGTTATTGCTGATGCTCATTATAAATTTGCAAAGTATGCAGAGAATTGTGAGGTTATTATTGTTACCAATGGAAAGCATGAAACTTATTTTGAAGTTGATGAGATAACGATTCAAGTTATATATAAAATAATGAATTTTATTGAATCAATATAATTATATTATTAATATAAATTTTAAAGTATGCTTTTATTAATATTACAAATAATAATAATATAAAGTGTATTTTTTATATGATGTGGATTTTATAGTGTAATAGTTATAGGATATTAATAGTTTTATAATAAATTAAAAAAGTAGAGTCTTAAAAATATATTCTATATGCATTATATAGGAGGTTTGTGCTTATTTACCTTTCTTAAAAAACGTGGTAGAATAATTATCTGTAAATAATTATTATTAATATTAGGAGGAAGAAAAATGTTATTTATAGAGTATCCAAAATGTTCAACATGTAGAAAGGCACTTAAATATCTTAAAGATAATAATAAAGAAGTAATAGTAAGAAATATTGTTGAAGCTACTCCTACTAAAGAAGAATTAATAGCTTGGATAGATAAAAGCGGGCTAGAACCAAAAAAATTTTTTAATACATGTGGAAAAGTTTATAAAGAATTAGGATTAAAAGATAAAGTAAGTTTAATGTCTAAAGAAGAAATTGCAGAAATGCTTTCAAAGGATGGAATGTTAATTAAGCGTCCAATATTAGTAAGTAATGATGTTGTTTTAGTTGGTTTTAAGGAAGAATCATATAGTAAGGTTAAATAAATTCAAG
This genomic interval carries:
- a CDS encoding cytidine deaminase, producing the protein MDYKNLVKTALDYRERAYAPYSNFKVGAAVLFESGNVYGGCNIENASFGATNCAERTAIFTGVASGETKIKVIAIAGSAEEYTYPCGICRQVLCEFADGDAAVILVKNEDDYIVKTMEEVMPGAFRKENIR
- the deoD gene encoding purine-nucleoside phosphorylase; the protein is MSIHINAKQGEIAESVLLPGDPLRAKFIAETFLEDVVCYNEVRGMYGFTGTYKGKRISVQGTGMGIPSISIYANELINEYGVKNLIRVGTCGGYHEDVKVRDLVIAMSACTDSNLNLTRFQGRTYAPTANFELLKKAYDTAVEKGIDPKVGTIYSSDIFYGDDNEDWKKWAAFGCLGVEMEAAGLYTVAAKYGVKALAIMTVSDHFITGEITSSEERQKTFTNMMEVALDTIVGLGK
- a CDS encoding arsenate reductase family protein, with the protein product MNIQIFGRKKCFDTKKAERFFKERKIKYQLIDINEKPMSNGEMNNVLRCVDINILINTKSKDYIKLNFNNIRSKEVKTELLLKNQNVMNTPVVRNGNKATVGVDEDIWKTWIDENK
- a CDS encoding DUF368 domain-containing protein gives rise to the protein MYIINFIRGFCMALADSVPGVSGGTIAFLLGFYDKFIGSLDAIVAGKKAEKIDGIKFLIKIGIGWIAGFVISMLFLGSIFEAQIYNISSLFLGFIIFAIPIIIKEEKESLIDKYKNVVFLIGGIIIVSAITYFNPATKGGMDISIDRLSIGLGVYVFVVGMIAISAMVLPGISGSTLLLIFGLYVPIVSAVKEVITFNFEYLPIVMIFGFGVLGGIFATIRIVKYVLNNYRSQTIYMILGLMIGSLYAVVMGPASLEIPKPPMTFSTFSIMFFIIGGILILGLQQMKNIFDKNKKI
- a CDS encoding HD-GYP domain-containing protein is translated as MGKKIISIAFSELKKGMVIAKDVEQNGKVLLKKNMEITEKMIIDIQRLLFIGTVQVYDSESVQNESTFEEKKLEEFNKIEEEFKVISSKLQRTFRSIQNEDSECMKEIRIFSNKIQEELKPSSVVIKNIVLHGSGSDCIYRHGVNVAALSALIGKWLGYDGAQLNLLVYSAILHDFGKTKVKREILYKQTALTTSEYNVVKNHPVLGYNFVKQIPFLDKCVSYGVLMHHEREDGSGYPLGLKGDAIHSFGKIIAIADVFDAINSNRGYKRKKAPFEALQIVKNESLGKLNYEYVKVFLEHIVNYYLGEEVLLNNGERCKIIQMNINNLEKPLVLKNGEFIDLDKQKEYYIKEMLL
- a CDS encoding HD-GYP domain-containing protein, translated to MKKGSLLNVSELKQGMIISKDIIENGTLLVKKGTIITDELISLLKKSYFLEKIEIDVSDVDISENSKELELKNVEESFKQVAHELQEMFSKMNKIRKTDLDELREFAVRIQNQLNYTEVVVCNVVFKGSGNDNIYRHGVNVAVLSALIGRWIGLEKSKINLLIYSALLHDFGITKLDQKYQRKPDIIMAENYKEVKEHAKIAYKCVDLIPYLDKSVSYGVLMHHEREDGTGFPLGIKGEKIHYFAKIIAIADELDVLNSYNEENKPKGPFEILEILKEKSLSKLDYEYTTILLQHISNYYMGENVLLNTGEIAKIIQVDLNNLSKPLLLKDGEFLDLRSNKEIYIKELL
- a CDS encoding alpha/beta fold hydrolase, whose protein sequence is MKYSDLKKSYITKSDCEFCGIKNYISAANYSEDMINKVEPVLNSLKKSGYIIGTNNLELYYEKFIVDNPKGNIVISHGIGEYTEKYNELIYYFINASYSVFIIEHRGNGRSGRLGKDIGQISIEKFDNYIEDFKQFIEEKVITNSYNKKIILFAHSMGGGIGTVFLEKYPQYFNGAILSSPMHQINTGNTPAFIADMLSRIWVYFGKGNEYMPGQKSYNGQRRFPSRSTNCEERYNYQYDKILKNKSFQTGGASAKWYFEASKATRYIRNKKNISKVKIPVILLQAECDTHVIADAHYKFAKYAENCEVIIVTNGKHETYFEVDEITIQVIYKIMNFIESI
- a CDS encoding arsenate reductase family protein, translating into MLFIEYPKCSTCRKALKYLKDNNKEVIVRNIVEATPTKEELIAWIDKSGLEPKKFFNTCGKVYKELGLKDKVSLMSKEEIAEMLSKDGMLIKRPILVSNDVVLVGFKEESYSKVK